The following coding sequences are from one Capsicum annuum cultivar UCD-10X-F1 chromosome 3, UCD10Xv1.1, whole genome shotgun sequence window:
- the LOC107863386 gene encoding cytochrome P450 704C1 encodes MYLFGSPDGSGRLDGVKLINLSTYFFFFFFFWALFPILKYLPIDFFTLKKAFIIDFPLPAVVRTSSSGWHHYSKLNDLLGDGIFKVDGEKWKNQRKISSYEFSTKNLRDFSSAVFRIGAVKLAQKVSEAVTSNQATEIQDLFTKSTLETVFKILLGVDLDTTTEEGILFSSSFDEASAVTLYRYVDVFWKVKRFLNIGLEANMKKCIKVVDEFVYKIIRNKTEQMSKSRDESRVMKKSDILSRFLEMKKTDPKYLKDIILSFIIAGKDTTASTLSWFFYMMCKHPLLQERIAEEVRKATGTNEYSSIDELPNSITDAALDKMQYLHASLTETLRLYLAIPVDGKLCLSDDTFPDGFRVRKGDSVAYQPWAMGRMKSLWGDDAEDFRPERWFDENDCFQQESPFKFTAFQAGPRICLAKEFAYRQMMIFSTVLLGTFRFKMGDEHWRVKYRTMLTLHIDGGFIFLLPIDQATRFRRPRTIEMDVVVFCLYV; translated from the exons ATGTATTTGTTTGGGTCTCCTGATGGATCGGGTCGG TTAGATGGGGTAAAGTTGATTAATCTTTCAacgtacttttttttttttttttttttttgggcccTTTTCCCTATTCTAAAATATCTGCCTATTGATTTCTTCACGCTAAAGAAAGCTTTTATTATTGATTTCCCTTTGCCTGCCGTAGTCCGGACCTCTAGCTCG GGTTGGCACCATTACAGCAAGTTGAATGATCTTTTGGGTGATGGGATCTTCAAAGTTGATGGAGAGAAGTGGAAAAACCAACGGAAGATATCAAGTTATGAATTCTCCACTAAAAATTTAAGGGACTTCAGTAGTGCAGTTTTCAGAATCGGTGCAGTAAAACTAGCTCAGAAAGTATCTGAAGCCGTGACCTCAAACCAAGCAACAGAAATTCAA GACTTATTTACGAAATCAACACTGGAGACAGTTTTCAAGATTTTATTAGGTGTGGATCTAGATACTACAACTGAAGAAGGCATTCTATTTTCCAGTTCTTTTGATGAAGCTAGTGCAGTAACTCTTTATCGCTATGTTGATGTGTTTTGGAAAGTGAAAAGATTTCTAAACATTGGGTTAGAAGCAAATATGAAGAAGTGTATCAAAGTGGTTGATGAATTTGTATATAAAATTATCAGAAACAAGACAGAACAGATGAGCAAGTCGCGAGATGAAAGCAGGGTT ATGAAGAAATCAGACATTCTGTCTAGGTTCCTGGAAATGAAGAAAACGGATCCAAAGTACCTTAAGGACATAATCCTCAGCTTTATAATTGCTGGCAAAGACACTACAGCTAGCACGCTTTCCTGGTTCTTCTATATGATGTGCAAGCACCCTCTCCTACAAGAAAGAATTGCAGAGGAAGTAAGGAAAGCAACCGGAACAAACGAGTATTCAAGTATCGATGAGCTACCCAACAGCATTACTGATGCCGCACTGGATAAAATGCAGTATCTCCATGCATCATTAACTGAGACGCTAAGATTATACCTGGCAATTCCTGTG GATGGCAAACTCTGTTTATCAGATGACACTTTTCCTGATGGATTTAGAGTAAGGAAAGGGGATTCTGTCGCATATCAACCATGGGCTATGGGCAGGATGAAATCTTTATGGGGTGATGATGCAGAGGATTTCCGGCCAGAGAGAtggtttgatgaaaatgattGCTTTCAGCAAGAAAGTCCCTTCAAGTTCACAGCCTTTCAG GCTGGGCCAAGAATTTGTCTAGCGAAGGAATTTGCTTACAGGCAGATGATGATATTTTCAACAGTACTGTTGGGCACCTTTAGATTTAAGATGGGTGATGAGCATTGGAGAGTTAAATACAGAACAATGCTCACTCTTCACATTGACGGGGGCTTCATCTTCTTGCTTCCTATAGATCAGGCCACCAGATTCCGCCGGCCGAGAACAATTGAGATGGATGTCGTTGTATTCTGTCTATATGTATAA